The following proteins come from a genomic window of Corynebacterium hansenii:
- a CDS encoding Na+/H+ antiporter subunit E, translating into MSVGKRKIRELEEERRKSRPSFILFVWLIVMWQLLWGEVTWANVAGGIGVALLVSIFVPMPRVPVSDISVNWPAMIGLFATFFVDFIVASFTVAWLALRRSDPPPSAVVEVPMRTRDDLTLASAIALINLQPGGLVIDIDNRRKTVTMHLLDGSSTGRIDKTIAQLGRLERQVVRAFENRELDDAPAPGDFGHDHAGVRADAADRKED; encoded by the coding sequence GTGAGCGTCGGCAAGCGGAAGATCCGCGAACTCGAGGAGGAGCGCCGCAAGAGCCGGCCGTCGTTCATCCTGTTCGTATGGCTGATCGTCATGTGGCAGCTGCTGTGGGGCGAGGTCACGTGGGCGAACGTCGCCGGCGGCATCGGCGTGGCGCTGCTGGTGTCCATCTTCGTGCCCATGCCGCGCGTGCCCGTCAGCGACATCAGCGTGAATTGGCCGGCGATGATCGGGCTCTTCGCCACGTTCTTCGTCGACTTCATCGTCGCGTCGTTCACCGTCGCGTGGCTGGCGCTGCGGCGCTCGGACCCGCCGCCGAGCGCCGTCGTCGAGGTCCCCATGCGCACGCGCGACGACCTCACGCTCGCCTCGGCCATCGCGCTGATCAACCTGCAGCCCGGCGGCCTGGTCATCGACATCGACAACCGCCGCAAGACAGTCACCATGCACCTGCTCGACGGGTCGTCGACCGGGCGCATCGACAAGACCATCGCGCAGCTCGGCCGGCTGGAGCGTCAGGTCGTGCGGGCCTTCGAGAACAGGGAGCTCGACGACGCCCCCGCCCCCGGCGACTTCGGCCACGACCACGCGGGCGTCCGGGCCGACGCCGCGGACCGGAAGGAGGACTGA
- a CDS encoding monovalent cation/H+ antiporter complex subunit F has translation MDPQLYSTLLAVTAGLYFVASLIALGRLLAGPNSMDRLVSLESMIAMSQGMLAVYIAWSMDTSVAYAMLVIALLGFISSLSVARFRVPDKRPRATVRASSREASREASRDAAQQAAREEDLKHVDEKEDHF, from the coding sequence ATGGACCCGCAGCTCTATTCCACCCTGCTGGCCGTGACGGCGGGCCTGTACTTCGTCGCCTCGCTCATCGCCCTGGGGCGGCTGCTCGCCGGACCCAACTCGATGGACCGGCTGGTGTCCCTGGAGTCGATGATCGCGATGTCGCAGGGCATGCTCGCCGTGTACATCGCGTGGTCGATGGACACGTCCGTGGCCTACGCGATGCTGGTCATCGCGCTGCTCGGGTTCATTTCCTCGCTGTCGGTCGCGCGCTTCCGCGTGCCGGACAAGCGCCCCCGGGCGACGGTCCGCGCGTCCTCGCGGGAGGCTTCCCGCGAAGCGTCGCGCGACGCCGCCCAGCAGGCCGCGCGCGAGGAAGACCTCAAGCACGTCGACGAGAAGGAGGACCATTTCTGA
- a CDS encoding monovalent cation/H(+) antiporter subunit G, with product MLIVDVISITLILGGGFFCLATAFGLARFRDTIGRMHASTKPQTLGLSMTLLGTVLHIFANGGGGATVAGDLGMMLLIVLFALMTSPIIGNRLGHVAQKEGLIDRAALSRDDETEPRLRPAPRGD from the coding sequence ATGCTCATCGTGGACGTCATCTCCATCACGCTGATCCTCGGCGGCGGCTTCTTCTGCTTGGCGACGGCCTTCGGCCTGGCCCGGTTCCGCGACACCATCGGCCGCATGCACGCGTCGACCAAACCGCAGACGCTCGGGCTGTCCATGACGCTGCTGGGCACCGTGCTGCACATCTTCGCCAACGGCGGCGGGGGCGCCACCGTCGCGGGCGACCTGGGCATGATGCTGCTCATCGTGCTGTTCGCGCTGATGACCTCGCCAATCATCGGCAACCGGCTGGGCCACGTGGCGCAGAAGGAAGGCCTCATCGACCGCGCGGCGCTGTCCCGCGACGACGAGACCGAGCCCCGTCTCCGTCCCGCGCCGCGGGGCGACTGA
- a CDS encoding glutamate--cysteine ligase, producing MIEEFAGSPRHTLGVEWEVAFVDRDTRELVPCAADALEIIGRDHPGHRIQREFLANTVELVTGVHDTVPDAMEDIGEQLEMVRAAADELGVDVWASGSHPFSRGTGQRVSEKTSYSEIINRTQWWGRQMIIWGIHVHVGVRSEDRVWPIINALLVNLPHMLALSASSPAWNGEDTGYASNRTLLYRQLPTAGLPPDVRDWESWRSYMADQWKSGVINHTGSMHIDIRPASKYGTIEVRVADATSNTRELAAIVALTHCLVVLYDELLDRGADLPSMQYWHNDENKWRASRYGMDALIIVDRDTNERWVKDDLADLLARIAPIARKLGCAEELEGVHDIIRGGAGYERQRRAAGRAGALPSLAEEEDVLAVEAKLGHSPWVAAVDLAVREMAAGKPLEA from the coding sequence ATGATCGAAGAATTCGCCGGATCGCCGCGCCACACGCTCGGCGTCGAGTGGGAGGTCGCCTTCGTCGACCGCGACACCCGCGAACTGGTGCCGTGCGCGGCCGATGCCCTGGAGATCATCGGCCGCGACCACCCCGGGCACCGCATCCAGCGCGAATTCCTGGCCAACACCGTCGAGCTGGTCACCGGCGTCCACGACACCGTCCCCGACGCCATGGAGGACATCGGCGAGCAGCTGGAGATGGTCCGCGCGGCGGCCGACGAGCTCGGCGTCGACGTCTGGGCCTCGGGCTCGCACCCCTTCTCGCGCGGCACCGGGCAGCGGGTCAGCGAGAAGACCTCGTATTCGGAGATCATCAACCGCACCCAGTGGTGGGGCCGGCAGATGATCATCTGGGGCATCCACGTCCACGTCGGCGTGCGGTCGGAGGACCGCGTGTGGCCCATCATCAACGCGCTGCTGGTCAATCTGCCGCACATGCTGGCGCTGTCGGCGTCGTCGCCCGCGTGGAACGGCGAGGACACCGGGTACGCCTCCAACCGCACCCTGCTGTACCGGCAGCTGCCCACCGCGGGGCTGCCGCCGGACGTGCGCGACTGGGAATCGTGGCGCTCGTACATGGCGGACCAGTGGAAGTCGGGCGTGATCAACCACACCGGCTCGATGCACATCGACATCCGGCCGGCGTCGAAGTACGGGACCATCGAGGTCCGCGTCGCCGACGCGACCTCGAACACGCGGGAGCTCGCGGCCATCGTCGCGCTGACCCACTGCCTGGTGGTGCTTTACGACGAATTGCTCGACCGGGGCGCCGACCTTCCGTCGATGCAGTACTGGCACAACGACGAGAACAAGTGGCGCGCCAGCCGCTACGGCATGGACGCGCTGATCATCGTCGACCGCGACACCAACGAACGGTGGGTCAAGGACGACCTCGCCGACCTGCTCGCGCGGATCGCGCCGATCGCCCGGAAGCTCGGCTGCGCGGAGGAATTGGAGGGCGTGCACGACATCATCCGCGGCGGCGCCGGCTACGAGCGGCAGCGTCGGGCCGCCGGACGGGCGGGGGCGCTGCCGTCGCTGGCGGAGGAGGAGGACGTCCTCGCCGTGGAGGCGAAGCTCGGGCACAGCCCCTGGGTGGCGGCCGTGGACCTGGCCGTGCGCGAGATGGCGGCCGGGAAACCGCTGGAGGCGTAG
- a CDS encoding LytR C-terminal domain-containing protein, whose amino-acid sequence MNELHDQGNFPRAGRHRNPGDRDGGLRAAPAAGYDDYDDYRGDDRADRPADSGGGMPLRGLAMICIFIGVCLMGWGLYAWTSGGENGDGGEGGDGTVAEAPAAGAPGTGDRPGGDQSAAGPGGRPDAEAPAPPPAPAAPGEIRRADYRITVLNNSNEQGLAASVSDSLSREGWGRGATGNAAEGQTGIWERTTVHYNPGNAAEKAAAEQIARDNGWDVAPRDQRLSSAPGGIIVVTAADARR is encoded by the coding sequence GTGAACGAGCTACATGACCAAGGCAACTTCCCCCGCGCCGGCCGCCACCGCAACCCGGGCGATCGGGACGGCGGCCTTCGGGCCGCTCCCGCCGCCGGGTACGACGATTACGACGACTACCGCGGGGATGACCGCGCCGACCGCCCCGCCGACTCCGGCGGCGGCATGCCCCTGCGCGGCCTGGCCATGATCTGCATCTTCATCGGCGTCTGCCTCATGGGCTGGGGCCTCTACGCCTGGACCTCGGGCGGCGAAAACGGCGACGGCGGGGAGGGCGGCGACGGCACCGTCGCGGAAGCCCCCGCCGCCGGCGCCCCCGGAACCGGCGACCGCCCCGGGGGCGACCAATCCGCCGCCGGCCCCGGCGGCCGCCCCGACGCCGAGGCTCCGGCCCCGCCGCCCGCCCCCGCCGCGCCGGGCGAGATCCGCCGCGCCGATTACCGCATCACCGTGCTGAACAACTCCAACGAACAGGGCCTGGCGGCCAGCGTCTCCGACTCCCTGTCCCGCGAGGGATGGGGCCGCGGCGCGACCGGCAACGCCGCCGAGGGGCAGACCGGCATCTGGGAGCGGACCACCGTCCACTACAACCCCGGCAACGCCGCCGAGAAGGCCGCCGCGGAGCAGATCGCTCGCGACAACGGCTGGGACGTCGCCCCCCGCGACCAGCGTCTTTCCAGTGCCCCGGGCGGCATCATCGTGGTCACCGCGGCGGACGCCCGGCGCTGA
- a CDS encoding DUF3263 domain-containing protein: protein METGTDTGMGAEDFLRRALAFERRWSTSVRRGPRQAGRREEAIRAEFGMGAVRYHQRLNLLLDAPEAEAADPVTVHRLQRLRDGSA, encoded by the coding sequence ATGGAAACGGGGACGGACACGGGGATGGGCGCCGAGGATTTCCTCCGCCGCGCGCTGGCCTTCGAGCGGCGGTGGTCGACGTCGGTGCGGCGCGGGCCGAGGCAGGCCGGGCGCCGCGAGGAGGCCATCCGCGCCGAGTTCGGCATGGGCGCCGTGCGGTACCACCAGCGCCTGAACCTGCTGCTGGATGCGCCGGAAGCGGAGGCCGCGGATCCCGTCACGGTGCATCGGCTGCAGAGGCTTCGCGACGGGTCGGCGTAG
- a CDS encoding peptide deformylase produces MTILPIVVCGDPVLHTPTEPVTGDVSELAELIADMYETMDAANGVGLAANQVGRNLRLFVYDCPDETGEFRRGCVINPVLETSEIPRTMPADDGSDDEGCLSVPGLSFPTARAEHATVTGLDENGEPVTVVGTGLLSRCLQHEVGHLDGFLYTDVLTGRWKRMAKKEIKREGWTTGGITWTPGVDEDPFGHDEPDSLDKGRSE; encoded by the coding sequence ATGACCATCCTGCCCATCGTCGTCTGCGGCGATCCCGTTCTGCACACCCCGACCGAGCCCGTGACCGGGGACGTCTCGGAGCTCGCCGAGCTGATCGCGGACATGTACGAGACCATGGACGCCGCCAACGGCGTGGGCCTGGCGGCCAACCAGGTGGGCCGCAATCTGCGCCTGTTCGTCTACGACTGCCCGGATGAAACCGGCGAGTTCCGCCGCGGCTGCGTGATCAACCCGGTGCTGGAGACCTCCGAGATCCCCAGGACCATGCCGGCGGACGACGGCTCGGACGACGAAGGCTGCCTGTCCGTCCCCGGACTGAGCTTTCCGACGGCCCGCGCCGAGCACGCGACGGTCACGGGATTGGACGAAAACGGGGAGCCGGTCACGGTGGTGGGCACCGGTCTGCTGTCGCGCTGCCTGCAGCACGAGGTCGGCCACCTCGACGGTTTCCTCTACACCGACGTGCTGACGGGCAGGTGGAAGCGCATGGCCAAGAAGGAGATCAAGCGCGAAGGGTGGACGACCGGCGGCATCACGTGGACGCCCGGCGTCGACGAGGACCCCTTCGGCCACGACGAGCCCGATTCGCTGGACAAGGGGCGCTCCGAATGA
- a CDS encoding N-acetylglutamate synthase, CG3035 family, whose protein sequence is MSLPEYPDSPGLPTSRWGVGDVAVGRRVIVRRELTPEEAAASGKKVTDLIGHVESLDPLVVRPKEGEPVDFSPFRVLVVKALPDKVVRNSDIRAVETATAKAFPGIEHTWAGQWLMRAGDGITERSNSALPIGPGAGTAPVPLDEIRAFYGRHGLPVRIAVPDRICRPAEQLVAGEGWEIGPDIIVMTRSADDLPEPSAPDALPGIRAEVLDQPDEEWLALYHFRGRALPRRALQLLREDIDGRMCFGRLLLDEGDGAPRTVAITRGTLTESGDGRRWLGFSAVEVTPDLRRRGLGTLMGLHMMHWGAANGADECYLQVVSGNEAGVALYRSLGFGEHHRHRYAVWTG, encoded by the coding sequence ATGAGCCTGCCCGAGTACCCCGACTCCCCCGGCCTGCCGACGTCCCGCTGGGGCGTGGGCGACGTCGCCGTCGGCAGGCGCGTCATCGTGCGCCGCGAGCTGACGCCGGAGGAGGCCGCGGCGTCCGGCAAGAAGGTCACCGACCTCATCGGCCACGTCGAATCGCTCGACCCGCTGGTGGTGCGTCCGAAGGAGGGCGAACCCGTCGACTTCTCCCCCTTCCGCGTGCTGGTGGTCAAGGCGCTGCCCGACAAGGTCGTGCGCAACTCCGACATCCGCGCGGTGGAGACCGCCACCGCAAAGGCGTTCCCCGGCATCGAGCACACGTGGGCGGGCCAGTGGCTGATGCGCGCGGGCGACGGCATCACCGAGCGTTCCAATTCGGCCCTGCCGATCGGACCGGGCGCGGGCACGGCGCCGGTGCCGCTCGACGAGATCCGCGCGTTCTACGGCCGCCACGGCCTGCCGGTGCGCATCGCCGTGCCGGACCGGATCTGCCGGCCCGCGGAGCAGCTCGTCGCCGGCGAGGGGTGGGAGATCGGGCCGGACATCATCGTCATGACGCGCTCGGCCGACGACCTGCCCGAGCCGTCGGCCCCGGACGCGCTGCCCGGCATCCGCGCGGAGGTCCTCGACCAGCCCGACGAGGAATGGCTGGCGCTGTACCACTTCCGCGGCCGGGCCCTGCCGCGCCGGGCGCTGCAGCTGCTGCGCGAGGACATCGACGGCCGCATGTGCTTCGGCCGTCTGCTCCTCGACGAGGGCGATGGCGCGCCCCGCACCGTCGCCATCACCCGCGGGACCCTCACCGAGTCCGGCGACGGCCGCCGCTGGCTGGGCTTTTCCGCCGTGGAGGTCACCCCCGACCTGCGCCGCCGCGGACTGGGGACCCTGATGGGACTGCACATGATGCACTGGGGCGCCGCCAACGGCGCCGACGAGTGCTACCTGCAGGTGGTCTCGGGCAACGAGGCCGGCGTCGCCCTGTACCGGAGCCTGGGCTTCGGCGAGCACCACCGCCACCGTTACGCGGTCTGGACCGGCTGA